Within the Thermosynechococcaceae cyanobacterium Okahandja genome, the region GAGTGGCCCGCCCATTTTACGCGGGTGACGGAAGGCAATATGGATAGTTCCCATGCCCCGTTTGTGCATTCGGCCTTTTTTGGCCTGCGGGAGGAGGCGCAGGTGCCCCCCTATAGGGTGGAAACAACCCCTTGGAGCGTGAGCGCCCTTACCCTGTCTAAGCCCCCCAAGCGGGTGGGGCTGCTTAAGCTAATTCTCAAGCGCGATCGCCCCGTAACCACGGCGCATCTGACGGGATACTTGCCCGGGGTCAACCGCATTGATGTGGATTTTAAGTTTAAGGGTTACCGCTTTATTTACTTTGGTGTTCATACGCCCGTGGATGAAACCACCACCCGCACCCAATGGATTGGCCTGCGCAACTTTTTGACTGCCCCTTGGGCCGATGGCCACTCCCGCCGCAATGTCGTAAAAACCTTTGAGGAAGACTGCGACGTGATTGCCAGCGTGCGACCCGCCATTGTTCCCTTTCACTCGGCCACGGAAGTACTGGTGGGGTCTGATGCACTGCAAGTGGCCTACCGCAAGTTACTGCGCCAGTATGCCGAGCGGGGTTGGTGGCACAGCGATCGCTACCCCAGCCCCTGCCAACCCACCCTTGTTTAACGATTCCTTATTGGGAGAGACCACGATGCCGACGACCTTACCCACCAACTTTTGGTATGCGGTCGAGTTTAGCCGCAACCTCACCAAGACCCCTGTACCCGTCACCCTCATGGGGCAGCAGTACGTTCTCTATCGCGATGACCACGGCCGCGCCATTGCCCTTGGTAACCAGTGTCCCCACCGCGGGGCTGCCCTCCATCGCGGCTGGGTCGAAGATAACTGTCTGCGCTGCCCTTACCACGGCTGGAAATTTGATGCCAGTGGTGCCTGTGTTGATATTCCCGCTGATTTACCCGGCGTGCCGATCCCGAAGCGCGCCAAAGTGGCCACCTATCCGGTTCAGGAGCAGGATGGCATGATTTGGCTCTACGTGGGGGATAGCCCCGATACAGCAGCGGCCCCCCTGCCCCACCTGCTGCCGGAGCTAGGGGATCCCCAGTGGCGGGCGGTGTATGGCGAATATACCTGGAATGCCCACTACACGCGGGTAATTGAAAGTAATTTGGATGTGTCCCACGCGGCCTTTGTGCATCCGCCCTTCTACGGCAATCGCGATCGCGCCACCGTGGATGAGTACGAGGTCAGCACAACCCCCTACAGCGCCACCGCCACCGTCAAAGCCCCCGCCCCCAAGCGCCGCACTTTTTTGAAATACCTGCTCAAGGAAGAGAACCGCTACTCCCTCACCACCATTACCGTGTATCTGCCCACCATCAATCGCATTGAAATTGATTTTGGCTTCCGCGGCTACAAGTACATCTATTACACCACCAGTTTGCCCATCGACGAGAACACCACCCTCGCCAAGTACATTGGCCTGCGTAACTTCCTCACGTTCCCATGGGCCGATAAAAATTCCCACGACAATGCCTACAAAACCTACATCGAAGATCAGGCGGTGGTGCAAACCTGCCACCCCTTGGCCGCCCCCACCGACTTTCAGCAGGAGTTACTGGTGGCTTCCGATGCCCTGATTATTGCCTACCGCAAATTACTGGGGCATTACACCGCCGGGCGATCGCTGAGCGCAGTTTAAGCATCCTCCCTCGACCCATGGCTTACTCAGTATTACGCCAAGTGTTACGCAAAGGACATTAATCATGCTCAAGAATTTTTGGTACGGTGTTGAAGTTAGCAGTGCCGTTTGCGATCGCCCCGTGAGTTTGATTCTGATGGGGGAGCGGATTGTGCTCTATCGCAACAGTCAAGGGAGCATTCATGCCTTGGGCGATCGCTGTGTTCACCGCGGCGCGGCGCTTTCCGCGGGCTGGGTTGAGGGCAACTGCATTCGCTGCCCCTACCACGGTTGGACCTTTAACAGCAGCGGTGAGTGCGTAGATATTCCTGCCAACCCGCGGGACCTGCCCATTCCCAAGCGAGGACGGGTCAAAACCTACCCCGTGCAAGAAAAATACGGCTTTATCTGGCTCTTTTGGGGCGATATTGACCCCGCCGAAGCACCCCCCATTCCAGACTTTCCCCAGTTTGCGGATCCGCAATTGCGCTGCGTCTATGGCGAATACCGCTGGAACGCCAATTTTACCCGCGTTATGGAAAACACCATTGACTGCTCCCACACCATGTTTATGCATCGCAAATCCCTCGGCAATGCCGACGATGCCATCATTCCTGACTACGACATGACGATGGGGGAGTGGGAAGCAGAAGCCGTGCTGCCCATCAGCATTAAGCGACTGGTGGGTCTGTGGCGCTGGATTTCCCGCAAAGATGCCAAAACCGAGCGCATCTATCGGGTCTGCTTGCCCAATATCACCTTTATTGGCCTCAAGTTTGATCACTTTTATCTCGACACCTTTGTCATTAGTATCCCCGTTAGCCCCACCGTCACAGTCAGTAAGTGGGCACTCATGCGCAATTTCCTTAAATTCCCCTTTGTGGATGCCCAAACCCGCAAAGTTGGCGTGCGACTCCTCAGCGAAGACGAGCGCGCCGTCAAAACCCAAGATCCCCTTGTGTCCCCATTTTTGAGCAATAGCACCGATCTGCTCCAAGCCTCCGATGGCACCGTGATTGCCTATCGGCGACTGCTGAAAAAGTGCTACGACCTAGGCTGGTGGCAGGAACCCTCCTTACCTGCGGCGGCAGCCCCCACCTCAGTTCTCACGACTACGCCTTAACTCTTCTCGCGGAATTCCCCATCCGTCTACACGGTGGGGATGGATGTGGAGCAATTCACAAAGAATGGGCTGAACTTAGCAATCGTCATCACGTTTGTTCTGACTGTGGTTTTGAGATTTCCAGGGACAGGGGGTCTGCGATGGTGATGTACAACGTTGCAACGAATCAGCAACCGGGGGTTGGAACGACCCTCGTTAGTCTTGGATGTCTCAGCTCTACTTCAGAGACCCGTAAGCATACGGGTTCGATGAAGCAACTAGGGCAGAAGAAGAGACGGAAATCCTCTGCTACGGTGGAATCTGGGGTCTTAGAAACCCCATCCGCCTGTGCGGTGGGGTAGTTCATTAGAGAACAACGAACCTTTGGTCAGTCCGGTAAGCTAAAATCAGGTTACATTCCGTAAAGCATCTGGCAAATCGTGCCCTAAGGTTGAGCTAAGCCTATGTTTTTAACTGAGTTAACTCCCCTTGTCAAAGAACTAAGCCAAAAACCTGTTGCGTTTATGGGTGGCTTTGTGTCGGGGTTGTTGGGGCTAAGCCTTGATCAGCAGCCCGTTAAGGACTGGCTAAAGCAGTACGGGGACTATCAGCCCCCCAGCCCACCGCCTGCGTCCGACTTCAAAAACATCCGCATTGATTAGGTCGTCCCCCTTTATGGCTCGGCTTTCTGCGGATTTAGCGCAAGCTTTTTTAACCCCTTCTGACTCCCCTGACACCGCCGCCGTTTTGACCCAGCAGCAGGTCACCCTTGCGGATATTTTAGAGTTAGCCGGAGAGCGCACCTTTGGTTTTTTAATGGTTGTGCTCTCTTTGCCCTCAGCCCTACCAATTCCAGCCCCCGGCTATTCCACCCCGTTTGGTATTGTCCTGCTCATCCTCGGATTGCAACTGGCATGGGGGGTACCAACACCATGGTTACCCCCGCGGCTGCGGCGGCGCAGTATGCCTCGCACCCATGCCCAAAAAATCATCCGTGCTGCCCTACCTTGGCTGCGGCGGCTTGAGTTAATCTCGCGCCCGCGTTTGCGTGCCATCTGCACCAGTCGTGGTGGACAGTTGCTTCTTGGTGCCGCCGTGTCGCTGATGGCCATTTCGATGATTCTACCGATTCCGGGCACCAATACCTTACCGGCGATCGGCATCTTTATTACCGGGTTTGGCCTGCTGGATGACGACGGCCTGATTAGTTTGGCGGGGCTGGTGGTGTGCCTCATGGGATTGGTGGTGACCACCTCAATTCTCGTGGCTCTGATTTGGGGTGGCAGCAGCGTGTTGGATATGCTCAAGGGAGCCTTTTAACGATTGGAGAGGGTGTTGCCGCCATGTCCAAGGTTCATTCACCATCTGATGCGAGAACATGGCTAGGGCACGAACACGCTTGAGATCAATCATCCTTGCGGTCGGGGCGGGTGTGGTTGCCCTGATTCTACTGGTCATGTTCGCAATAGAGAGTGCGCATCCAACACGAGATGTCACCATGACGATTCACCTAGGTATGCCTAGGGATCAAGTTGTCGAGACGCTCGGCGTGATGTACGATTACGCCCGTGTCCGTGAGTACCCCAGCGCGGATGCCATTACTGCCTTGATGGATAATCGTGAGCGCATCACAAGCGTGGCAAGCTGGCGCGTGGCATATTCCCTCAGCAGGTTCTGGGTTGGCTTTGATGAAGAAGATCGAGTGGTCGCAACACTGACGAGGTAGAGCATAAGCGGCAATGTCCACCGATGGCCGGTAAAATACTATCAACGCCCGGAAGCCAGCTCAACGACGGCTGACCTCCATCGCAAGGGTCATCCACCGCCGTGATCACTGCTGCTGAGCCGCCCTACCTCACTCCCGACGATAACCTCCCTATGCTCCGGGATACGATTCAGGAGGCATGATGAGCACTACTGCAATTAAACCCCATCAACCCCCTCAAGCCGTGCGATTTACGGTACAGGACTATCACCGTTTAGGAACATTAGGCTTTCTGGGCGAGGATGACCACATCGAACTGATTCGGGGAGAGTTGATACACATGGCAGCGAAGGGAACCGCCCATGAAACCTGTCTCACCCGATTGCTGAGGGCGCTTCTCCCCATCCTTGGAGATCGGGCAACGCTCCGGTGTCAGTCGCCGATTACAATCGCCTTTGATGGGGAACCAGAACCAGATGTTGCCATCGTGAAGAACCGCGAGGATGATTACGAAACAGCCCATCCCACTGCTACTGATACGCTGCTGGTGATTGAGGTGGCGGATTCGTCATTGGAATACGATCGCACTGTCAAGCTATCGCTCTATGCTGAGGCTGCTATTCCCCACTATTGGCTGTTTAATGGGGTCGATCGCATACTGGAAGCCTACAGCGAACCTGCTCAAATTACGCGGGAGCAGTTTGGCTATCTGAGTCGTCATATTGTCACCCCCTCCGGCGCGATCGCCCTGCCGGTGGGAGAGGGGGTGCTCTCTCTAGCTCAAATCTTCCCTTGATGGACTCCATAATGCCGCGAGTACAGCCATGGTGCAGGCACAACCGCAACTTCTATCGTTTGATGAATTTATCCAGTGGCTACCAGAGTCCTCGGAATGTTGCTATGAGCTACATCGCGGGGTAGTGGTTGAGATACCAAAACCGCGAGGCAGGCACTCTGAGATAGCAGGACTCATCAGTGGCAAATTATTCACCGAGATTGAGCGGTGGCAGTTACCTTACTTCATCCCCAAAGAGTGCATTATTCCTTCAGTTGGCGGAGAGTCGGGCTATGAGCCAGATGGGGTGGTTCTAAATCGGGTTACGATCAGAGACGAGCCACGCTGGGAACGAGAATCTGTCATTACCTTGGGTCAATCGGTGCGGTTAGTGGTAGAAGTTGTCAGTCAGAATTGGCAGGATGACTATTTGCACAAGCTCGCTGATTATCAAGCTCTGGGGATTGGGGAATATTGGGTCGTGGATTATGCCGCGCTGGGAGGACGCATTTACATTGGCAATCCCAAACGTCCAACGCTTTCGGTGTATCGGTTGATGGAGGATGGGGAATATGACGTGCAACTCTTCCGCGAAGATGAAAAAGTGCAGTCGGGGGTGTTTCCTCAGTTGGCGATCGCGGCTCAAGAAATTTTGAATCCAACTTCGGACGAGTATTGAGGACTGGGATGACCCCCCACATGCTTTGGATAAAGTCCTCTGGAAGGGGGAGTCTGTAGAATGGAAACACTGGGAATACGTCTCAGTGTGGAGAGAGACCCATCATGACCCTAACGGCTCAGCAATTGGCAGAGTTGATGCCCGATGCGCGTCAACTGGAGAGCGATGAACCGGAGATGGAAAGCTCGTTACACTATGCTCAGTTGGCGCTGCTGGTGGCCTGTCTGGAATGGCTGTGGCGTGACAGAACTGACTTTTTCATCGGGGCTAACCTCACCATTTACTTCAGCCGCGACCAGCTTAAAAAGCGCGAGTTTCGGGGCCCAGATTTCTTCTTGGTGACTCATACTGAACGTAAACCCCGAAAATCTTGGGTG harbors:
- a CDS encoding Uma2 family endonuclease, whose product is MVQAQPQLLSFDEFIQWLPESSECCYELHRGVVVEIPKPRGRHSEIAGLISGKLFTEIERWQLPYFIPKECIIPSVGGESGYEPDGVVLNRVTIRDEPRWERESVITLGQSVRLVVEVVSQNWQDDYLHKLADYQALGIGEYWVVDYAALGGRIYIGNPKRPTLSVYRLMEDGEYDVQLFREDEKVQSGVFPQLAIAAQEILNPTSDEY
- a CDS encoding aromatic ring-hydroxylating dioxygenase subunit alpha, coding for MPTTLPTNFWYAVEFSRNLTKTPVPVTLMGQQYVLYRDDHGRAIALGNQCPHRGAALHRGWVEDNCLRCPYHGWKFDASGACVDIPADLPGVPIPKRAKVATYPVQEQDGMIWLYVGDSPDTAAAPLPHLLPELGDPQWRAVYGEYTWNAHYTRVIESNLDVSHAAFVHPPFYGNRDRATVDEYEVSTTPYSATATVKAPAPKRRTFLKYLLKEENRYSLTTITVYLPTINRIEIDFGFRGYKYIYYTTSLPIDENTTLAKYIGLRNFLTFPWADKNSHDNAYKTYIEDQAVVQTCHPLAAPTDFQQELLVASDALIIAYRKLLGHYTAGRSLSAV
- a CDS encoding Uma2 family endonuclease → MSTTAIKPHQPPQAVRFTVQDYHRLGTLGFLGEDDHIELIRGELIHMAAKGTAHETCLTRLLRALLPILGDRATLRCQSPITIAFDGEPEPDVAIVKNREDDYETAHPTATDTLLVIEVADSSLEYDRTVKLSLYAEAAIPHYWLFNGVDRILEAYSEPAQITREQFGYLSRHIVTPSGAIALPVGEGVLSLAQIFP
- a CDS encoding aromatic ring-hydroxylating dioxygenase subunit alpha → MLKNFWYGVEVSSAVCDRPVSLILMGERIVLYRNSQGSIHALGDRCVHRGAALSAGWVEGNCIRCPYHGWTFNSSGECVDIPANPRDLPIPKRGRVKTYPVQEKYGFIWLFWGDIDPAEAPPIPDFPQFADPQLRCVYGEYRWNANFTRVMENTIDCSHTMFMHRKSLGNADDAIIPDYDMTMGEWEAEAVLPISIKRLVGLWRWISRKDAKTERIYRVCLPNITFIGLKFDHFYLDTFVISIPVSPTVTVSKWALMRNFLKFPFVDAQTRKVGVRLLSEDERAVKTQDPLVSPFLSNSTDLLQASDGTVIAYRRLLKKCYDLGWWQEPSLPAAAAPTSVLTTTP
- a CDS encoding exopolysaccharide biosynthesis protein, translated to MARLSADLAQAFLTPSDSPDTAAVLTQQQVTLADILELAGERTFGFLMVVLSLPSALPIPAPGYSTPFGIVLLILGLQLAWGVPTPWLPPRLRRRSMPRTHAQKIIRAALPWLRRLELISRPRLRAICTSRGGQLLLGAAVSLMAISMILPIPGTNTLPAIGIFITGFGLLDDDGLISLAGLVVCLMGLVVTTSILVALIWGGSSVLDMLKGAF
- a CDS encoding aromatic ring-hydroxylating dioxygenase subunit alpha; amino-acid sequence: MLRNAWYAVTRSAALGQAPLGVRALGEQFVLWRSPDGAVQAMVDQCPHRGAQLSGGWLTAGCLTCPYHGWQFNRSGECVHIPANQGTAAIPKRAQLKTYATTERYGLVWLYWGDLPESQGIPIPPLPEWGAKGWRAIYGESEWPAHFTRVTEGNMDSSHAPFVHSAFFGLREEAQVPPYRVETTPWSVSALTLSKPPKRVGLLKLILKRDRPVTTAHLTGYLPGVNRIDVDFKFKGYRFIYFGVHTPVDETTTRTQWIGLRNFLTAPWADGHSRRNVVKTFEEDCDVIASVRPAIVPFHSATEVLVGSDALQVAYRKLLRQYAERGWWHSDRYPSPCQPTLV